From the genome of Capsicum annuum cultivar UCD-10X-F1 chromosome 4, UCD10Xv1.1, whole genome shotgun sequence:
ATTCGATTTTCTTCAAAAGTAAAATAGTTTATTTTCGCCTCTCTAATAATTTGTCGTTAAATAAGgtttatatattttgttatttagtaACAAAATTTGTACGTCGATAATTCCTATTTTTCTGTAATGCATGAAAAAGTAAGAATTAAGTATAGATTCGTCTCTAAAAAATTCAtagctaacaatttttttttttaataatattcatTGCTTAATAGaattaatgatatatttttattgtttagcaATAGAATTTATCCACCATTGATATTTTTAAAGTGCTTAGAATATTTGCGGCCAACCTAATGATAGAATcataaaataaaacttaatttttttaaaaaaatataaaatcatgatcCATGTGGGATTAAATAAATAGACTAAGCTAGCTAGTGAAAAGCCATAAGTGATTCTTCCTTGTATTATACAACTAAATTATAgttttgatatatatattaaaatgttGATAATCGGGAATGAAAATCTATCAAAGCAGTTTTCGAGGGGCACATTTTTCGTGATATTTAATggaaatattataagaaaatcatTAATTTCTAACAGGTAGTTTTGATATAATCTGTCAAAATTTGGCTCATTGGATGTGATCATACCAGCACGAACACACTGGATTCTATCAGAACTCCAAAATAAAATGTGCTTGGAGAGAATAATACTAAGATCAGTGATTTTACAATAGTCCTTGTATTGCATCCCCTTCTTTGAAGAGGAGTCTCAAAACAATGATTAAATTATCTCAATGTGATCTCGGTCCGAACCACGAAAGCAATCACTAATTAATTCTAATACTAGGATAGATTATTCACGTCACATTTTTTGGGGTGCTGCATCCCTTCTCCAAACCCAGCTAGTTCAAATACTTTGTGCATTATGCCACCTTGTAAAAATAATTTGGTTCAAGATAAAGCTCGGCGacatatttattgaaaattagcAATTTTCTGATAGCAAATTTTTCAGGAGAAAAAACACATGTTTCTAGTAgtgtctattttcttttttttctttagagatacatattaagaaaataaaaaaactacttTGGGCAAGGTTTGATGGAATAATTGTCCCCACAAATATgcctttcatttttatttttttttctcaagcatagaatataaaataatgcacTTCTAGCTTGCACTAACTAAACAAAGATAGGTGTATATCTCAAAGGCATTTCTTCTTTTATATACTGTAAATTGAtgagactatatatatataatacaactAATTTTTTATGCCTAGAGAATCCCCTAAAGTTTCATAAAAAATCACTATTGAGACCTTTCAATTGTCTACAAGGTCAACTATATGGCTATTTTATCCTCTAAATTGAtcactaatgcttgcattaataGATTAATCTGTCTTTAATTCACACCCCTTGAGACAGAGACGGAGCCAATCTAGTAAAAGGGGTTCGCCCCTCCccgataaaaaaatatattattaatatatgattaaataatttttatgtatatattatagatGTTGAATTTTCTTCGATgagtttttcttcagattttgaacccCCTCAGCAGAAATCCTAACTTTGCCTTTACCTTGAGATATGATCCTTTTTCAAAtcctactaaaataaaatattttgtacatCAAACTGCCCACAGGTTGAAAGAGATGATTGATGATGCCATATATTCtgattcatttcattttctaAAACTTTCTCCACTAAATAGGGGGCCAAGAAAAGAGGGCATATATAATGATTTGGAatatacttcctccattttaaaacaattgatacttttttacttgatattttgtaaagaaatattttttccgtttaaaaaagaatgagcTTTTTTTGGCAATATCAATTTTTCACGTGACATgtttaaaattacaagattaaaggatattttggtatatttgatacaacgttaatttaagaccacaagattcaaaaatcttctctattttcttatacttCGTGCCAAGTCAAAATAGGTCATATTTTCTAAAACGGAGGGAGGatttattaggagtttattttacCATATTAATGATGTATTGAAATCCTAATTTGActactgttactttatatagttatttaatgctaaggataaaatgagaaaagtaTGTACAAATACTCTTGTGATTTTTCAGACAAATTCAGCGATATCATTATCTTATTCACCAATTACTAGATCACACTCttgaatgtaattttttttttagacaaCATATGAGGTGTTGACATAATTATAAAGGTTTTAGTTACTAGACATATGTggtttaatttcaaataaaagtgAATTCTCAATTTGTTTACCTACTCCATTATTAGCCAATTAACTTTGGAGTAGTTAATGGGGAACATAGAACTTGAAATATTCTTTTTGAGAAGACAAAATATAGTTAGTTCCATGTAGTTCCAACTACAAAGCAAAGGCAAAGAACTTGGaacaagaaaacaaatataatagtaataataattgttgacacctaattttttgaCCTTCATGACTAATTCTAATCTTgagttttttcagtttttaataaaactaaaataattattttatccaaatgaaaaaaaaattaaaatattttttgcacgtgattttgtcattttaagtagcgattatatactatcgtgttcagttataNNNNNNNNNNNNNNNNNNNNNNNNNNNNNNNNNNNNNNNNNNNNNNNNNNNNNNNNNNNNNNNNNNNNNNNNNNNNNNNNNNNNNNNNNNNNNNNNNNNNNNNNNNNNNNNNNNNNNNNNNNNNNNNNNNNNNNNNNNNNNNNNNNNNNNNNNNNNNNNNNNNNNNNNNNNNNNNNNNNNNNNNNNNNNNNNNNNNNNNNNNNNNNNNNNNNNNNNNNNNNNNNNNNNNNNNNNNNNNNNNNNNNNNNNNNNNNNNNNNNNNNNNNNNNNNNNNNNNNNNNNNNNNNNNNNNNNNNNNNNNNNNNNNNNNNNNNNNNNNNNNNNNNNNNNNNNNNNNNNNNNNNNNNNNNNNNNNNNNNNNNNNNNNNNNNNNNNNNNNNNNNNNNNNNNNNNNNNNNNNNNNNNNNNNNNNNNNNNNNNNNNNNNNNNNNNNNNNNNNNNNNNNNNNNNNNNNNNNNNNNNNNNNNNNNNNNNNNNNNNNNNNNNNNNNNNNNNNNNNNNNNNNNNNNNNNNNNNNNNNNNNNNNNNNNNNNNNNNNNNNNNNNNNNNNNNNNNNNNNNNNNNNNNNNNNNNNNNNNNNNNNNNNNNNNNNNNNNNNNNNNNNNNNNNNNNNNNNNNNNNNNNNNNNNNNNNNNNNNNNNNNNNNNNNNNNNNNNNNNNNNNNNNNNNNNNNNNNNNNNNNNNNNNNNNNNNNNNNNNNNNNNNNNNNNNNNNNNNNNNNNNNNNNNNNNNNNNNNNNNNNNNNNNNNNNNNNNNNNNNNNNNNNNNNNNNNNNNNNNNNNNNNNNNNNNNNNNNNNNNNNNNNNNNNNNNNNNNNNNNNNNNNNNNNNNNNNNNNNNNNNNNNNNNNNNNNNNNNNNNNNNNNNNNNNNNNNNNNNNNNNNNNNNNNNNNNNNNNNNNNNNNNNNNNNNNNNNNNNNNNNNNNNNNNNNNNNNNNNNNNNNNNNNNNNNNNNNNNNNNNNNNNNNNNNNNNNNNNNNNNNNNNNNNNNNNNNNNNNNNNNNNNNNNNNNNNNNNNNNNNNNNNNNNNNNNNNNNNNNNNNNNNNNNNNNNNNNNNNNNNNNNNNNNNNNNNNNNNNNNNNNNNNNNNNNNNNNNNNNNNNNNNNNNNNNNNNNNNNNNNNNNNNNNNNNNNNNNNNNNNNNNNNNNNNNNNNNNNNNNNNNNNNNNNNNNNNNNNNNNNNNNNNNNNNNNNNNNNNNNNNNNNNNNNNNNNNNNNNNNNNNNNNNNNNNNNNNNNNNNNNNNNNNNNNNNNNNNNNNNNNNNNNNNNNNNNNNNNNNNNNNNNNNNNNNNNNNNNNNNNNNNNNNNNNNNNNNNNNNNNNNNNNNNNNNNNNNNNNNNNNNNNNNNNNNNNNNNNNNNNNNNNNNNNNNNNNNNNNNNNNNNNNNNNNNNNNNNNNNNNNNNNNNNNNNNNNNNNNNNNNNNNNNNNNNNNNNNNNNNNNNNNNNNNNNNNNNNNNNNNNNNNNNNNNNNNNNNNNNNNNNNNNNNNNNNNNNNNNNNNNNNNNNNNNNNNNNNNNNNNNNNNNNNNNNNNNNNNNNNNNNNNNNNNNNNNNNNNNNNNNNNNNNNNNNNNNNNNNNNNNNNNNNNNNNNNNNNNNNNNNNNNNNNNNNNNNNNNNNNNNNNNNNNNNNNNNNNNNNNNNNNNNNNNNNNNNNNNNNNNNNNNNNNNNNNNNNNNNNNNNNNNNNNNNNNNNNNNNNNNNNNNNNNNNNNNNNNNNNNNNNNNNNNNNNNNNNNNNNNNNNNNNNNNNNNNNNNNNNNNNNNNNNNNNNNNNNNNNNNNNNNNNNNNNNNNNNNNNNNNNNNNNNNNNNNNNNNNNNNNNNNNNNNNNNNNNNNNNNNNNNNNNNNNNNNNNNNNNNNNNNNNNNNNNNNNNNNNNNNNNNNNNNNNNNNNNNNNNNNNNNNNNNNNNNNNNNNNNNNNNNNNNNNNNNNNNNNNNNNNNNNNNNNNNNNNNNNNNNNNNNNNNNNNNNNNNNNNNNNNNNNNNNNNNNNNNNNNNNNNNNNNNNNNNNNNNNNNNNNNNNNNNNNNNNNNNNNNNNNNNNNNNNNNNNNNNNNNNNNNNNNNNNNNNNNNNNNNNNNNNNNNNNNNNNNNNNNNNNNNNNNNNNNNNNNNNNNNNNNNNNNNNNNNNNNNNNNNNNNNNNNNNNNNNNNNNNNNNNNNNNNNNNNNNNNNNNNNNNNNNNNNNNNNNNNNNNNNNNNNNNNNNNNNNNNNNNNNNNNNNNNNNNNNNNNNNNNNNNNNNNNNNNNNNNNNNNNNNNNNNNNNNNNNNNNNNNNNNNNNNNNNNNNNNNNNNNNNNNNNNNNNNNNNNNNNNNNNNNNNNNNNNNNNNNNNNNNNNNNNNNNNNNNNNNNNNNNNNNNNNNNNNNNNNNNNNNNNNNNNNNNNNNNNNNNNNNNNNNNNNNNNNNNNNNNNNNNNNNNNNNNNNNNNNNNNNNNNNNNNNNNNNNNNNNNNNNNNNNNNNNNNNNNNNNNNNNNNNNNNNNNNNNNNNNNNNNNNNNNNNNNNNNNNNNNNNNNNNNNNNNNNNNNNNNNNNNNNNNNNNNNNNNNNNNNNNNNNNNNNNNNNNNNNNNNNNNNNNNNNNNNNNNNNNNNNNNNNNNNNNNNNNNNNNNNNNNNNNNNNNNNNNNNNNNNNNNNNNNNNNNNNNNNNNNNNNNNNNNNNNNNNNNNNNNNNNNNNNNNNNNNNNNNNNNNNNNNNNNNNNNNNNNNNNNNNNNNNNNNNNNNNNNNNNNNNNNNNNNNNNNNNNNNNNNNNNNNNNNNNNNNNNNNNNNNNNNNNNNNNNNNNNNNNNNNNNNNNNNNNNNNNNNNNNNNNNNNNNNNNNNNNNNNNNNNNNNNNNNNNNNNNNNNNNNNNNNNNNNNNNNNNNNNNNNNNNNNNNNNNNNNNNNNNNNNNNNNNNNNNNNNNNNNNNNNNNNNNNNNNNNNNNNNNNNNNNNNNNNNNNNNNNNNNNNNNNNNNNNNNNNNNNNNNNNNNNNNNNNNNNNNNNNNNNNNNNNNNNNNgggcaaattccggtataaataaaataaaataaaattaattccatataaataagaccaatacacgtacttgaatacgccaatatatgtacttgaatacggggtgttacattaaatAACGGACATAGTGAAGAACAAAGAGTGAGtaaagaaaagggaaagaaagagaACGACTAGGGATGGGGTTGGAGGCTTGGAGAGTTTGGGGGGCTGGGTGTGTAGgatggatataaatataaaatcagtTGATAATAAAAAAATGTGGGACCcatagttatttttgattaaaaaaatacccTTTCATAAGTATGATGTGATGAGCCTCTCCTACCATAAAATTTTCTGTAGtatatcattcaaaataaaagacatgaaAAACACAAGCCACCTCAAATTCCAAAATGATGCATATACTTAAACAATGAGGTTATTTAAAAGGTAATTGTAGATAACTTTATTTAATACGTATACATTTGGTTACCTACAACAAATGTTAAATAATGACCTTCTATAAGAGGTTAAATTACATAGATAGTATCAAAATTCAATGCACTATATGTGCACCTACTTAATAAATGTCTTATAATTGAGTTAAACTGAATTCAGATATTAGCAGGAGTTAAGATTCTGTTTGCAATAATCAATTTTGATCGATTTGTTCGGGCAGTAATTCGAGTTCCTTAAACACTTGAGCGCATTCTGGAGAAACTTCTTTCTTCACGAAGAATAGAGGGTTCGCGTGTCGAGTGGTCTCAACGATACCATTCTTGTTAGTAATGGTGATTCTAGCAGACTCTTTTGTGAACTTTTCTTTTGGGATCTCATTGCAATCATCCATGGAGCTCTTCACAAGTATAGTCTCACAAATCTCGTTTTCGTGGTCACGTTCCGCGACGAGGCTGTACATCCCATCGTCCTCAGTTTTGCCCTCAACCGTGAAGGTTTCACTCTCGTCTGTTCGGTTCCTGCATTGCAACCGTACCTCAGCACCTGCATGCATCAATGGAATTAAGTAAATCGAAAAATGATAATATCTCTAAtcatttaactttttttaaataaGAAGGTCACATGATTCAAATAATAGATTAGTAGGCAAAGATTCTGTTAGATTCTCAAAAAAGAAAATGCATAACATTTGAAGAATctgatgcatatatatattttgagatttttcaagAATTCGAATGATATAGCTAAAACAATGACACATTATCAAAATGTCTTATATACATCTCATTATCCccaaaatatataatctattacAATGATCAGTACTCAAatcaaaattattatatataaccaCTAGACTACATAAAAAAAGTGATCACCTGCATGCATGCATGAAATTAAATAAATCGAAAAATGATACTGTCTCTAATCGTTTAAGCTTTTTTAAATAAGACGGTCAGATGATACAATTAATAGATTAGTAGGGCAGAGATTCTGTTAAATTCTCAGAAAAAGAAAGCATAGCATCTGAAGGACCTGACatgtatattttgatatttttcaagaaTTCGAACGATATAACTAAAACAATAACACATCATCAAAATGTCTTATGTACATCTCATTACCCCAAAATATATAGATCTATTAAATTGGTCAACACTCAAACCAAAATTGCTACATATATGCAACCACCAAACTACAAATTCAAAAAGTGATAATGATGaataaaacatcattttttttttttccataaattgggcaaaaataattttatataaaaattatttacgcTGATGAAGTATACCTGACATGGGCTTGCTGAGCCTGGTTTCAAATAGAACGCGACAAACATCACAAAATACTCTTCCTTCTACACGGAACTGAGTTTGAGTCTGAGTTGGAGCTGGAGCTGGAGCTGAAGCTTCGCCCTCGGCCTGAATTACCCCAAAGAgggaaaataaacaaataaaactaGCAATTAGAATAATTTCACctgattttgtcatttttttttgttttaaattttcttgttttattcTTTGTTTTTGGATGTTGCAATTATAAATCTGTGATTGAGGTGATGatttatattttgcattttcAGTTATTGTTTTGAGGTTATCATGTTCTT
Proteins encoded in this window:
- the LOC107869875 gene encoding pollen allergen Sal k 5.0101, coding for MTKSGEIILIASFICLFSLFGVIQAEGEASAPAPAPTQTQTQFRVEGRVFCDVCRVLFETRLSKPMSGAEVRLQCRNRTDESETFTVEGKTEDDGMYSLVAERDHENEICETILVKSSMDDCNEIPKEKFTKESARITITNKNGIVETTRHANPLFFVKKEVSPECAQVFKELELLPEQIDQN